The proteins below come from a single Xenopus tropicalis strain Nigerian chromosome 9, UCB_Xtro_10.0, whole genome shotgun sequence genomic window:
- the LOC101733642 gene encoding up-regulator of cell proliferation-like isoform X2, translating to MMELQYMQYVLSAFVIFCIYKLSSHWFNKKKRNPCAVEKGTIKDMEGPATAQDSVTAIGQEEEATGLFEEEEKGTIKGMEGPATAQDSETAIGQEEEATGLSEEEEKENRNTLNEMIESYKESKLSLRDILDVGQENINEVAPQTVQDLPWALLRKLMALDRTARTIQLEDISENSGSDSDSVGEGEHFLQMDSMEDSDSTEKYVSQNLGFYSKEDKCNSINPLDSLCALLHCSDMLLQQNILSKMSLCQFAVPLLLPAGDGPECTFMLWAMRDIVKRWRPHTLADSKGFVEENLVQVEMPLLSFVRLGQSKLSKSKILNQVLSPAQQYQDFFVHENMEGGNIKREISDGLVEISWFLPAGRTNTDIFPEPVAVTNMRGDIESNWTQFRFLTQVSSAVFVFAESINERECELLAQCSKSNPNFYFIITPSGKGVSKETVKSLKKSSLHIGKSQILIKDKRANDARLVSNIQSIVKKFLEKNDKRVKLEDLSNTATELQFKVDENSQECQKAKTYAEEINKEIQDVVQYKKETMKLQGDLWKQVAQIEKELCRMRKQGDKNPEEYRSQLTKKLNKLHKEQNQHFLPDSMSKFISAITHLSQTEKHYFLKWMKFALDSVARNRLSMLKAKYKKTCNNKENNQDELKQLDQQLSDSSLGVEHFLREMGQFYEAECSMVSQGKIKPDNIQFCNLPGIAADLLLDGFPLELIDGDASNIPLQWVTDLLIELDKKTGGKCRMRVITVLGVQSTGKSTLLNTMFGLQFSVSSGRCTRGAFLTLIKVKKDFLKNLGCEFILVIDTEGLKAPELASLEGSYEHDNELATLVVGLSDITIINMAMENTAEMKDTLQIVVHAFLRMKQIGKKPNCQFVHQNVSDVSADDNNMRDRKKLLEQLDEMTRTAANMEKKNGFNSFTDIMSYNIERDNRYIPGLWYGVPPMASVSSGYSENVYELKKYLFEFMEKEESLQPPQNIPEFTEWIKSLWNSVKYENFIFSFRNSLVAEAYNQLAMKYSQWEWDFRKQVHTWLISTENSIKNQSADKLQPEMCSGFKDDLVSLLCKEEKNMLDLLKKYFESKTDNVHLIEKYREDFSKGVNFLRKELEHSVTAKIEEIIIIQKGKYQIKNIEDSYQKIIEKKVTNLLKQVRERESRLGDDDIEKEFENMWGSTIAELPKYFFKKFNVTKEMLLALKHDLSNKGSAIMEKILNIKCFDEFGKGEFQIKEQHVDMKWFSRIKEYWTNECHIKTDSLASCLIKKCSDYVTKKDNTGGDYDGTYCQELLNIINERLRDKDVKNLHINNQFDLDIKLHILGDAARRFQMMHERFLKTDPMLCLGTLKPHYFTTFKHLFQEKDETQSRAKQFCELCLKPAITKQIYEHLGKDIVDDILVNKGSKELSSRTFFQAHVLEKLLTDQDFSQYVAYINAYEGFVKKWLKQYILNTYEKGLEKLQTNILSDICKKIRSALKELQGPPTVSEFLKAFCEMLKSEIVISQMELQLVSFQNKADVKQFSKDIEFFLEETEKQISSEIGSSNTESVLAKLTMKPEEELFKKVFGCGKQCPFCGVPCEAGGTDHKEHFASVHRPQGLGRYRWTSSDKLAIELCSTHVVSDCRFSNSDTEWKPHPYKEYRKFYPDWAIQPDPSITASNYWKYIFKHFNKEFAEEYKAKPADLPVTWLLITKEQAMQSLKKIFNLK from the exons ATGATGGAATTGCAATACATGCAATACGTCTTATctgcatttgttattttctgcATCTATAAATTATCCA GTCACtggtttaataaaaagaaaaggaatccGTGTGCTGTAGAGAAAG GCACCATTAAAGACatggaggggccagcaacagcacAGGATTCAGTGACGGCCATTGGGCAGGAAGAAGAAGCTACTGGCCTATTTGAGGAAGAAGAAAAAG GCACCATTAAAGGCatggaggggccagcaacagcacAGGATTCAGAGACGGCTATTGGGCAGGAAGAAGAAGCTACTGGCCTATCTGAGGAAGAAGAAAAAG aaaACAGAAACACCCTGAATGAAATGATAGAATCCTATAAAGAGTCTAAGCTCTCCCTGAGGGACATCCTGGACGTTGGGCAGGAGAATATAAATGAAGTTGCCCCCCAGACTGTACAAGACCTGCCCTGGGCTCTCCTAAGGAAACTGATGGCGCTGGACAGGACTGCAAGAACTATTCAACTTGAGGATATTTCTGAGAATTCGGGGTCAGACTCTGATAGTGTAGGGGAAGGAGAACATTTTCTACAAATGGATTCAATGGAAGATTCTGATAGCACAGAAAAATATGTATCTCAGAATTTGGGTTTTTATAGTAAAGAGGATAAATGTAATTCCATTAATCCATTAGACAGTCTGTGTGCTCTCTTGCATTGCTCAGATATGTTGTTACAGCAGAACATCTTATCCAAAATGTCCCTTTGTCAGTTTGCTGTCCCACTGCTGCTCCCTGCTGGTGATGGCCCAGAATGCACCTTCATGCTGTGGGCTATGAGAGACATTGTCAAGAGATGGAGACCCCACACTCTGGCAGACAGTAAAGGATTTGTAGAAGAAAACCTGGTTCAAGTAGAAATGCCATTGCTCTCCTTTGTGAGACTGGGGCAAAGCAAATTATCCAAATCTAAAATCCTCAACCAAGTGCTCAGCCCAGCTCAGCAGTACCAGGACTTCTTTGTTCATGAAAATATGGAGGGTGGAAATATTAAAAGAGAAATCTCTGATGGCCTAGTGGAAATCTCCTGGTTTTTACCTGCTGGAAGAACAAATACTGATATTTTCCCAGAACCTGTTGCTGTTACTAATATGCGTGGAGACATCGAGTCTAACTGGACCCAATTCCGCTTCCTAACCCAGGTCTCATCAGCAGTGTTTGTATTTGCTGAGAGCATTAATGAGAGAGAGTGTGAGCTATTAGCCCAGTGTAGTAAATCCAACCCCAACTTCTATTTCATCATTACTCCTAGTGGCAAAGGTGTCAGTAAAGAGACTGTGAAATCCTTAAAAAAGAGTTCACTACATATTGGAAAATCACAAATACTAATAAAAGACAAAAGAGCAAATGATGCAAGGCTAGTGAGCAATATACAAAGTATAGTCAagaaatttttagaaaaaaatgataaGAGAGTAAAACTGGAAGATTTATCAAACACAGCCACTGAACTTCAATTCAAAGTGGATGAAAATTCCCAGGAATGTCAGAAAGCAAAGACATATGCTgaagaaataaataaagagatACAAGATGTGGTACAATATAAGAAAGAGACAATGAAACTACAAGGGGATCTGTGGAAGCAAGTGGCCCAGATAGAGAAGGAATTGTGCAGAATGAGAAAACAAGGGGATAAAAACCCAGAAGAATACCGATCTCAGCTGACCAAGAAACTTAACAAGTTACACAAGGAACAGAACCAGCATTTCCTGCCTGACTCTATGAGTAAGTTCATTTCTGCCATCACACATTTGTCTCAAActgaaaaacattattttctgaAATGGATGAAATTTGCACTTGACTCAGTGGCTAGAAACCGTCTTTCCATGCTAAAAGCAAAATACAAGAAAACATgtaacaataaagaaaataatcaaGACGAACTAAAACAGTTAGATCAGCAACTATCTGACAGTTCTTTGGGAGTCGAACATTTCCTACGTGAGATGGGGCAGTTTTATGAGGCAGAATGTTCCATGGTGAGTCAAGGCAAAATCAAACCAGATAACATACAATTCTGTAATCTCCCAGGAATTGCTGCTGATCTATTGCTGGATGGGTTCCCATTGGAGCTGATAGATGGAGATGCCTCTAATATCCCCCTACAGTGGGTAACTGATCTTTTGATTGAGTTGGATAAGAAGACAGGAGGGAAATGCAGAATGAGAGTAATCACAGTGCTGGGAGTGCAGAGCACAGGGAAATCCACCCTCCTGAACACCATGTTTGGGCTGCAGTTTTCAGTGTCCAGTGGGCGATGCACACGGGGAGCCTTTTTAACATTGATTAAAGTGAAAAAAGACTTCCTGAAGAACCTGGGCTGTGAGTTTATTTTAGTGATTGACACTGAAGGTCTGAAGGCTCCAGAACTGGCTTCTCTGGAGGGCAGctatgaacatgacaatgagttggcGACTCTAGTGGTTGGGCTCAGTGATATCACTATAATCAATATGGCCATGGAGAATACAGCAGAAATGAAAGATACACTGCAGATTGTGGTTCATGCATTTCTCCGAATGAAGCAAATAGGGAAGAAACCCAACTGCCAGTTTGTGCATCAGAATGTGAGTGATGTTTCTGCTGATGATAATAACATGAGGGACAGAAAGAAGCTCCTGGAGCAGCTGGATGAGATGACAAGAACAGCAGccaacatggaaaaaaaaaatgggtttaaCAGCTTTACTGATATCATGTCCTATAACATTGAAAGAGACAACAGGTACATTCCTGGGCTTTGGTACGGTGTCCCACCCATGGCTTCTGTAAGCTCTGGCTACAGTGAGAATGTGTAtgaactgaaaaaatatttgtttgaatTCATGGAGAAAGAGGAAAGTCTTCAGCCACCCCAGAATATTCCTGAATTTACTGAATGGATAAAAAGCTTATGGAATTCTGTGAAGTATGaaaattttattttcagtttcagaAACAGCCTGGTAGCTGAAGCTTACAATCAGTTAGCAATGAAATACTCTCAGTGGGAATGGGACTTCCGCAAACAGGTTCATACCTGGCTCATTAGCACTGAGAACAGTATCAAGAATCAGTCAGCAGATAAACTGCAGCCTGAAATGTGCAGTGGGTTTAAAGATGATTTGGTTTCTTTACTCTGCAAAGAAGAGAAAAATATGTtagatttgttaaaaaaatattttgaaagtaaAACGGATAATGTTCATCTGATTGAAAAGTACAGAGAAGATTTCTCCAAAGGAGTGAATTTTCTTCGGAAGGAACTGGAACATTCTGTCACAGCAAAGATTGAGGAGATCATCATAATCCAAAAAGGTAAATATCAAATAAAGAATATAGAGGACAGTTATCAAAAAATTATTGAGAAGAAAGTCACTAATCTCCTAAAACAGGTCAGAGAAAGGGAAAGTCGGCTTGGGGATGATGACATAGAAAAGGAATTTGAGAATATGTGGGGAAGTACAATCGCTGAGCTgccaaagtatttttttaaaaaatttaatgttACGAAAGAAATGCTACTGGCGCTCAAACATGACTTGTCCAACAAAGGCAGCGCTATAATGGAGAAAATtcttaatataaaatgttttgatGAGTTTGGAAAGGGTGAATTCCAGATTAAAGAACAGCATGTTGACATGAAATGGTTCTCACGTATCAAAGAATACTGGACCAATGAATGTCATATTAAAACAGACAGTCTTGCTtcctgtttaataaaaaaatgttcagaTTATGTAACAAAGAAGGATAATACAGGAGGAGACTATGATGGGACTTATTGCCAAGAATTACTCAATATAATCAATGAAAGGCTCCGGGACAAAGATGTAAAAAACCTGCACATTAATAATCAGTTTGATTTGGATATAAAGCTCCATATCTTGGGGGATGCAGCTCGGAGGTTCCAGATGATGCATGAGAGATTTCTGAAGACGGATCCTATGTTGTGTCTGGGAACTCTAAAGCCTCATTATTTCACAACATTTAAACATCTATTCCAGGAGAAGGATGAAACACAAAGTCGAGCCAAACAGTTCTGTGAGCTCTGCCTGAAGCCGGCAATAACCAAGCAGATTTATGAGCATCTGGGGAAGGATATTGTAGATGATATTCTGGTTAATAAAGGTTCTAAAGAATTGAGCAGCCGCACTTTCTTTCAGGCACATGTACTTGAGAAACTGCTGACAGACCAGGATTTCTCTCAGTATGTAGCCTACATTAATGCTTATGAGGGGTTTGTGAAGAAATGGCTGAAACAATACATTCTGAATACTTATGAAAAAGGTCTAGAAAAGTTGCAAACAAACATTTTATCTGATATCTGTAAAAAAATCAGGAGCGCGCTTAAAGAACTACAAGGCCCTCCTACTGTCTCagagtttttaaaagccttttGTGAGATGTTAAAAAGTGAAATAGTCATTTCCCAGATGgagttgcagttggtcagtttcCAAAACAAAGCAGATGTCAAACAGTTCTCAAAGGACATTGAGTTTTTTCTAGAAGAAACAGAGAAACAGATCAGCTCAGAGATTGGATCTTCCAACACAGAATCAGTACTTGCCAAACTCACAATGAAACCAGAGGAAGAGCTGTTTAAGAAGGTGTTTGGCTGTGGGAAGCAGTGTCCCTTCTGTGGGGTCCCCTGTGAGGCTGGAGGTACTGACCATAAGGAGCACTTTGCCTCTGTCCATCGGCCTCAAGGTTTGGGAAGATATCGATGGACCTCTAGTGACAAGTTGGCTATAGAATTATGTTCAACTCATGTTGTCAGTGACTGTAGATTCAGTAATTCAGACACAGAGTGGAAACCCCACCCTTACAAAGAATACCGCAAATtctacccagactgggccattCAGCCTGACCCCAGCATCACAGCCTCCAACTactggaaatatatttttaaacatttcaatAAAGAATTTGCAGAAGAATACAAGGCAAAACCAGCTGATCTGCCTGTAACATGGCTCCTGATAACAAAGGAACAGGCTATGCAAagcctaaaaaaaatatttaatttgaaataa
- the LOC101733642 gene encoding interferon-induced very large GTPase 1-like isoform X1: MMELQYMQYVLSAFVIFCIYKLSSHWFNKKKRNPCAVEKGTIKGMEGPETAQDSVTAIGQEEEATGLSEEEEKGTIKGMEGPETAQDSVTAIGQEEAKDLSEKENKGTIKGMEGPATAQDSETAIGQEEEASGLSEEEEKGTIKGMEGPATAQDSVTAIGQEEAKDLSEKENKGTIKGMEGPATAQDSVTAIGQEEEATGLSEEEEKGTIKGMEGPATAQDSVTAIGQEEEATGLSEEEEKGTIKGMEGPATAQDSVTAIGQEEAKDLSEKENKGTIKGMEGPATAQDSVTAIGQEEEATGLSEEEEKGTIKGMEGPATAQDSVTAIGQEEEATGLSEEEEKGTIKGMEGPATAQDSVTAIGQEEAKDLSEKENKGTIKDMEGPATAQDSVTAIGQEEEATGLFEEEEKGTIKGMEGPATAQDSETAIGQEEEATGLSEEEEKENRNTLNEMIESYKESKLSLRDILDVGQENINEVAPQTVQDLPWALLRKLMALDRTARTIQLEDISENSGSDSDSVGEGEHFLQMDSMEDSDSTEKYVSQNLGFYSKEDKCNSINPLDSLCALLHCSDMLLQQNILSKMSLCQFAVPLLLPAGDGPECTFMLWAMRDIVKRWRPHTLADSKGFVEENLVQVEMPLLSFVRLGQSKLSKSKILNQVLSPAQQYQDFFVHENMEGGNIKREISDGLVEISWFLPAGRTNTDIFPEPVAVTNMRGDIESNWTQFRFLTQVSSAVFVFAESINERECELLAQCSKSNPNFYFIITPSGKGVSKETVKSLKKSSLHIGKSQILIKDKRANDARLVSNIQSIVKKFLEKNDKRVKLEDLSNTATELQFKVDENSQECQKAKTYAEEINKEIQDVVQYKKETMKLQGDLWKQVAQIEKELCRMRKQGDKNPEEYRSQLTKKLNKLHKEQNQHFLPDSMSKFISAITHLSQTEKHYFLKWMKFALDSVARNRLSMLKAKYKKTCNNKENNQDELKQLDQQLSDSSLGVEHFLREMGQFYEAECSMVSQGKIKPDNIQFCNLPGIAADLLLDGFPLELIDGDASNIPLQWVTDLLIELDKKTGGKCRMRVITVLGVQSTGKSTLLNTMFGLQFSVSSGRCTRGAFLTLIKVKKDFLKNLGCEFILVIDTEGLKAPELASLEGSYEHDNELATLVVGLSDITIINMAMENTAEMKDTLQIVVHAFLRMKQIGKKPNCQFVHQNVSDVSADDNNMRDRKKLLEQLDEMTRTAANMEKKNGFNSFTDIMSYNIERDNRYIPGLWYGVPPMASVSSGYSENVYELKKYLFEFMEKEESLQPPQNIPEFTEWIKSLWNSVKYENFIFSFRNSLVAEAYNQLAMKYSQWEWDFRKQVHTWLISTENSIKNQSADKLQPEMCSGFKDDLVSLLCKEEKNMLDLLKKYFESKTDNVHLIEKYREDFSKGVNFLRKELEHSVTAKIEEIIIIQKGKYQIKNIEDSYQKIIEKKVTNLLKQVRERESRLGDDDIEKEFENMWGSTIAELPKYFFKKFNVTKEMLLALKHDLSNKGSAIMEKILNIKCFDEFGKGEFQIKEQHVDMKWFSRIKEYWTNECHIKTDSLASCLIKKCSDYVTKKDNTGGDYDGTYCQELLNIINERLRDKDVKNLHINNQFDLDIKLHILGDAARRFQMMHERFLKTDPMLCLGTLKPHYFTTFKHLFQEKDETQSRAKQFCELCLKPAITKQIYEHLGKDIVDDILVNKGSKELSSRTFFQAHVLEKLLTDQDFSQYVAYINAYEGFVKKWLKQYILNTYEKGLEKLQTNILSDICKKIRSALKELQGPPTVSEFLKAFCEMLKSEIVISQMELQLVSFQNKADVKQFSKDIEFFLEETEKQISSEIGSSNTESVLAKLTMKPEEELFKKVFGCGKQCPFCGVPCEAGGTDHKEHFASVHRPQGLGRYRWTSSDKLAIELCSTHVVSDCRFSNSDTEWKPHPYKEYRKFYPDWAIQPDPSITASNYWKYIFKHFNKEFAEEYKAKPADLPVTWLLITKEQAMQSLKKIFNLK; encoded by the exons ATGATGGAATTGCAATACATGCAATACGTCTTATctgcatttgttattttctgcATCTATAAATTATCCA GTCACtggtttaataaaaagaaaaggaatccGTGTGCTGTAGAGAAAG GCACCATTAAAGGCATGGAGGGGCCAGAAACAGCACAGGATTCAGTGACGGCCATTGGGCAGGAAGAAGAAGCTACTGGCCTATCTGAGGAAGAAGAAAAAG GCACCATTAAAGGCATGGAGGGGCCAGAAACAGCACAGGATTCAGTAACGGCTATTGGGCAGGAAGAAGCTAAGGACTtatctgaaaaagaaaacaaag GCACCATTAAAGGCatggaggggccagcaacagcacAGGATTCAGAGACAGCTATTGGGCAGGAAGAAGAAGCTTCTGGCCTATCTGAGGAAGAAGAAAAAG GCACCATTAAAGGCatggaggggccagcaacagcacAGGATTCAGTGACGGCTATTGGGCAGGAAGAAGCTAAGGACTtatctgaaaaagaaaacaaag GCACCATTAAAGGCatggaggggccagcaacagcacAGGATTCAGTGACGGCCATTGGGCAGGAAGAAGAAGCTACTGGCCTATCTGAGGAAGAAGAAAAAG GCACCATTAAAGGCatggaggggccagcaacagcacAGGATTCAGTGACAGCTATTGGGCAGGAAGAAGAAGCTACTGGCCTATCTGAGGAAGAAGAAAAAG GCACCATTAAAGGCatggaggggccagcaacagcacAGGATTCAGTGACGGCTATTGGGCAGGAGGAAGCTAAGGACTtatctgaaaaagaaaacaaag GCACCATTAAAGGCatggaggggccagcaacagcacAGGATTCAGTGACGGCTATTGGGCAGGAAGAAGAAGCTACTGGCCTATCTGAGGAAGAAGAAAAAG GCACCATTAAAGGCatggaggggccagcaacagcacAGGATTCGGTGACAGCTATTGGGCAGGAAGAAGAAGCTACTGGCCTATCTGAGGAAGAAGAAAAAG GCACCATTAAAGGCatggaggggccagcaacagcacAGGATTCAGTGACAGCTATTGGGCAGGAAGAAGCTAAGGACTtatctgaaaaagaaaacaaag GCACCATTAAAGACatggaggggccagcaacagcacAGGATTCAGTGACGGCCATTGGGCAGGAAGAAGAAGCTACTGGCCTATTTGAGGAAGAAGAAAAAG GCACCATTAAAGGCatggaggggccagcaacagcacAGGATTCAGAGACGGCTATTGGGCAGGAAGAAGAAGCTACTGGCCTATCTGAGGAAGAAGAAAAAG aaaACAGAAACACCCTGAATGAAATGATAGAATCCTATAAAGAGTCTAAGCTCTCCCTGAGGGACATCCTGGACGTTGGGCAGGAGAATATAAATGAAGTTGCCCCCCAGACTGTACAAGACCTGCCCTGGGCTCTCCTAAGGAAACTGATGGCGCTGGACAGGACTGCAAGAACTATTCAACTTGAGGATATTTCTGAGAATTCGGGGTCAGACTCTGATAGTGTAGGGGAAGGAGAACATTTTCTACAAATGGATTCAATGGAAGATTCTGATAGCACAGAAAAATATGTATCTCAGAATTTGGGTTTTTATAGTAAAGAGGATAAATGTAATTCCATTAATCCATTAGACAGTCTGTGTGCTCTCTTGCATTGCTCAGATATGTTGTTACAGCAGAACATCTTATCCAAAATGTCCCTTTGTCAGTTTGCTGTCCCACTGCTGCTCCCTGCTGGTGATGGCCCAGAATGCACCTTCATGCTGTGGGCTATGAGAGACATTGTCAAGAGATGGAGACCCCACACTCTGGCAGACAGTAAAGGATTTGTAGAAGAAAACCTGGTTCAAGTAGAAATGCCATTGCTCTCCTTTGTGAGACTGGGGCAAAGCAAATTATCCAAATCTAAAATCCTCAACCAAGTGCTCAGCCCAGCTCAGCAGTACCAGGACTTCTTTGTTCATGAAAATATGGAGGGTGGAAATATTAAAAGAGAAATCTCTGATGGCCTAGTGGAAATCTCCTGGTTTTTACCTGCTGGAAGAACAAATACTGATATTTTCCCAGAACCTGTTGCTGTTACTAATATGCGTGGAGACATCGAGTCTAACTGGACCCAATTCCGCTTCCTAACCCAGGTCTCATCAGCAGTGTTTGTATTTGCTGAGAGCATTAATGAGAGAGAGTGTGAGCTATTAGCCCAGTGTAGTAAATCCAACCCCAACTTCTATTTCATCATTACTCCTAGTGGCAAAGGTGTCAGTAAAGAGACTGTGAAATCCTTAAAAAAGAGTTCACTACATATTGGAAAATCACAAATACTAATAAAAGACAAAAGAGCAAATGATGCAAGGCTAGTGAGCAATATACAAAGTATAGTCAagaaatttttagaaaaaaatgataaGAGAGTAAAACTGGAAGATTTATCAAACACAGCCACTGAACTTCAATTCAAAGTGGATGAAAATTCCCAGGAATGTCAGAAAGCAAAGACATATGCTgaagaaataaataaagagatACAAGATGTGGTACAATATAAGAAAGAGACAATGAAACTACAAGGGGATCTGTGGAAGCAAGTGGCCCAGATAGAGAAGGAATTGTGCAGAATGAGAAAACAAGGGGATAAAAACCCAGAAGAATACCGATCTCAGCTGACCAAGAAACTTAACAAGTTACACAAGGAACAGAACCAGCATTTCCTGCCTGACTCTATGAGTAAGTTCATTTCTGCCATCACACATTTGTCTCAAActgaaaaacattattttctgaAATGGATGAAATTTGCACTTGACTCAGTGGCTAGAAACCGTCTTTCCATGCTAAAAGCAAAATACAAGAAAACATgtaacaataaagaaaataatcaaGACGAACTAAAACAGTTAGATCAGCAACTATCTGACAGTTCTTTGGGAGTCGAACATTTCCTACGTGAGATGGGGCAGTTTTATGAGGCAGAATGTTCCATGGTGAGTCAAGGCAAAATCAAACCAGATAACATACAATTCTGTAATCTCCCAGGAATTGCTGCTGATCTATTGCTGGATGGGTTCCCATTGGAGCTGATAGATGGAGATGCCTCTAATATCCCCCTACAGTGGGTAACTGATCTTTTGATTGAGTTGGATAAGAAGACAGGAGGGAAATGCAGAATGAGAGTAATCACAGTGCTGGGAGTGCAGAGCACAGGGAAATCCACCCTCCTGAACACCATGTTTGGGCTGCAGTTTTCAGTGTCCAGTGGGCGATGCACACGGGGAGCCTTTTTAACATTGATTAAAGTGAAAAAAGACTTCCTGAAGAACCTGGGCTGTGAGTTTATTTTAGTGATTGACACTGAAGGTCTGAAGGCTCCAGAACTGGCTTCTCTGGAGGGCAGctatgaacatgacaatgagttggcGACTCTAGTGGTTGGGCTCAGTGATATCACTATAATCAATATGGCCATGGAGAATACAGCAGAAATGAAAGATACACTGCAGATTGTGGTTCATGCATTTCTCCGAATGAAGCAAATAGGGAAGAAACCCAACTGCCAGTTTGTGCATCAGAATGTGAGTGATGTTTCTGCTGATGATAATAACATGAGGGACAGAAAGAAGCTCCTGGAGCAGCTGGATGAGATGACAAGAACAGCAGccaacatggaaaaaaaaaatgggtttaaCAGCTTTACTGATATCATGTCCTATAACATTGAAAGAGACAACAGGTACATTCCTGGGCTTTGGTACGGTGTCCCACCCATGGCTTCTGTAAGCTCTGGCTACAGTGAGAATGTGTAtgaactgaaaaaatatttgtttgaatTCATGGAGAAAGAGGAAAGTCTTCAGCCACCCCAGAATATTCCTGAATTTACTGAATGGATAAAAAGCTTATGGAATTCTGTGAAGTATGaaaattttattttcagtttcagaAACAGCCTGGTAGCTGAAGCTTACAATCAGTTAGCAATGAAATACTCTCAGTGGGAATGGGACTTCCGCAAACAGGTTCATACCTGGCTCATTAGCACTGAGAACAGTATCAAGAATCAGTCAGCAGATAAACTGCAGCCTGAAATGTGCAGTGGGTTTAAAGATGATTTGGTTTCTTTACTCTGCAAAGAAGAGAAAAATATGTtagatttgttaaaaaaatattttgaaagtaaAACGGATAATGTTCATCTGATTGAAAAGTACAGAGAAGATTTCTCCAAAGGAGTGAATTTTCTTCGGAAGGAACTGGAACATTCTGTCACAGCAAAGATTGAGGAGATCATCATAATCCAAAAAGGTAAATATCAAATAAAGAATATAGAGGACAGTTATCAAAAAATTATTGAGAAGAAAGTCACTAATCTCCTAAAACAGGTCAGAGAAAGGGAAAGTCGGCTTGGGGATGATGACATAGAAAAGGAATTTGAGAATATGTGGGGAAGTACAATCGCTGAGCTgccaaagtatttttttaaaaaatttaatgttACGAAAGAAATGCTACTGGCGCTCAAACATGACTTGTCCAACAAAGGCAGCGCTATAATGGAGAAAATtcttaatataaaatgttttgatGAGTTTGGAAAGGGTGAATTCCAGATTAAAGAACAGCATGTTGACATGAAATGGTTCTCACGTATCAAAGAATACTGGACCAATGAATGTCATATTAAAACAGACAGTCTTGCTtcctgtttaataaaaaaatgttcagaTTATGTAACAAAGAAGGATAATACAGGAGGAGACTATGATGGGACTTATTGCCAAGAATTACTCAATATAATCAATGAAAGGCTCCGGGACAAAGATGTAAAAAACCTGCACATTAATAATCAGTTTGATTTGGATATAAAGCTCCATATCTTGGGGGATGCAGCTCGGAGGTTCCAGATGATGCATGAGAGATTTCTGAAGACGGATCCTATGTTGTGTCTGGGAACTCTAAAGCCTCATTATTTCACAACATTTAAACATCTATTCCAGGAGAAGGATGAAACACAAAGTCGAGCCAAACAGTTCTGTGAGCTCTGCCTGAAGCCGGCAATAACCAAGCAGATTTATGAGCATCTGGGGAAGGATATTGTAGATGATATTCTGGTTAATAAAGGTTCTAAAGAATTGAGCAGCCGCACTTTCTTTCAGGCACATGTACTTGAGAAACTGCTGACAGACCAGGATTTCTCTCAGTATGTAGCCTACATTAATGCTTATGAGGGGTTTGTGAAGAAATGGCTGAAACAATACATTCTGAATACTTATGAAAAAGGTCTAGAAAAGTTGCAAACAAACATTTTATCTGATATCTGTAAAAAAATCAGGAGCGCGCTTAAAGAACTACAAGGCCCTCCTACTGTCTCagagtttttaaaagccttttGTGAGATGTTAAAAAGTGAAATAGTCATTTCCCAGATGgagttgcagttggtcagtttcCAAAACAAAGCAGATGTCAAACAGTTCTCAAAGGACATTGAGTTTTTTCTAGAAGAAACAGAGAAACAGATCAGCTCAGAGATTGGATCTTCCAACACAGAATCAGTACTTGCCAAACTCACAATGAAACCAGAGGAAGAGCTGTTTAAGAAGGTGTTTGGCTGTGGGAAGCAGTGTCCCTTCTGTGGGGTCCCCTGTGAGGCTGGAGGTACTGACCATAAGGAGCACTTTGCCTCTGTCCATCGGCCTCAAGGTTTGGGAAGATATCGATGGACCTCTAGTGACAAGTTGGCTATAGAATTATGTTCAACTCATGTTGTCAGTGACTGTAGATTCAGTAATTCAGACACAGAGTGGAAACCCCACCCTTACAAAGAATACCGCAAATtctacccagactgggccattCAGCCTGACCCCAGCATCACAGCCTCCAACTactggaaatatatttttaaacatttcaatAAAGAATTTGCAGAAGAATACAAGGCAAAACCAGCTGATCTGCCTGTAACATGGCTCCTGATAACAAAGGAACAGGCTATGCAAagcctaaaaaaaatatttaatttgaaataa